Proteins co-encoded in one Blastocatellia bacterium genomic window:
- a CDS encoding thioredoxin family protein produces the protein MGFLDERMRMELQRRLADMVNPVRLVFFTQELECATCRETGQLLRELAEVSDKIRLDVYNFQLDREQVATFGVDKIPATVVLGERDYGIRFYGIPSGYEFAALIDTIVAVSRADSGLSPETREKLRRVSAPLHIQVLVTPT, from the coding sequence ATGGGATTTTTGGATGAACGCATGCGGATGGAGCTACAACGACGATTAGCCGACATGGTGAATCCCGTGCGGCTCGTCTTCTTCACTCAAGAGCTGGAGTGCGCGACATGTCGAGAGACGGGCCAGCTCTTGCGCGAGCTGGCCGAGGTATCCGACAAGATCCGCCTCGACGTCTATAACTTCCAACTCGATCGCGAGCAGGTTGCGACTTTCGGCGTGGATAAGATTCCAGCGACGGTCGTCCTGGGGGAGCGGGATTATGGGATTCGCTTCTACGGCATCCCCTCCGGCTACGAGTTCGCCGCGCTCATAGACACGATCGTGGCCGTTTCGCGCGCCGATTCCGGTCTCTCGCCGGAGACGCGGGAGAAGCTGCGTCGGGTGAGCGCACCGCTGCATATTCAGGTCTTGGTCACCCCCACCTGA
- a CDS encoding site-2 protease family protein — translation MFAHTIRLGHIFGIPVGLHYSWFIVFVLVTLSLVAQFATEHPEWTRGISYSLGVVTSLLLFLSVLLHELGHSLVALRKGIRVRAITLFVFGGVAQIEREPSQPRDEFQIAVAGPVVSFLLASAFYGFSRGVEGLSEPLQVLGQWLGRINFLLAAFNLIPGFPLDGGRILRAALWHATGSYDRGTRLASGAGQGIAYLFIVAGVWIAFSGNFVSGLWMGFIGWFLLSAAQATVAQLDVRRLLRGIRAAEAMTTDCLFLPRGMSVAELVEEHLLRTGRRCALVVEDDRLVGLITLHQVRQVPRSAWAVTPLEAVAIPEAELHAVPPEMELVDVLALMDDHNINQVPVVQNGRVVGLLGREQLMRVIRTRLELGV, via the coding sequence GTGTTCGCGCATACCATTCGGTTGGGGCACATCTTCGGCATTCCGGTGGGACTCCATTATTCGTGGTTCATCGTCTTCGTGCTCGTGACCTTATCACTCGTGGCGCAATTTGCGACTGAGCATCCGGAATGGACGCGCGGCATCTCGTACAGCTTGGGCGTTGTGACGAGCCTTCTGCTGTTTCTCTCGGTCCTACTCCATGAACTGGGACACAGCCTTGTCGCTCTGCGCAAAGGGATTCGGGTGCGTGCGATCACGCTCTTCGTCTTCGGTGGCGTGGCGCAAATTGAGCGCGAGCCGAGCCAGCCGCGCGACGAGTTTCAGATCGCCGTAGCCGGGCCCGTGGTGAGTTTCCTTCTGGCCAGTGCGTTCTATGGCTTCTCTCGTGGGGTCGAGGGACTCAGCGAGCCACTTCAGGTACTCGGCCAGTGGCTGGGACGGATCAATTTCCTGTTGGCGGCATTCAATCTGATCCCCGGATTTCCTCTGGATGGCGGGCGGATTCTTCGCGCCGCGTTGTGGCACGCGACGGGGAGCTATGATCGGGGGACGCGCTTGGCCTCGGGAGCCGGGCAGGGGATCGCTTATCTCTTCATCGTGGCGGGTGTCTGGATCGCGTTTTCGGGGAATTTCGTGAGCGGATTGTGGATGGGATTCATCGGCTGGTTCCTCCTGAGCGCCGCACAAGCGACCGTCGCGCAACTCGATGTACGGCGCTTGCTGCGGGGGATTCGGGCTGCGGAGGCGATGACGACGGATTGCCTCTTCTTGCCCCGGGGAATGAGCGTGGCCGAATTGGTGGAGGAACATTTGCTGCGCACGGGGCGGCGCTGTGCGCTCGTGGTCGAGGATGATCGCCTCGTGGGATTAATCACGTTGCATCAAGTGCGGCAAGTGCCGCGCTCGGCGTGGGCGGTGACGCCTCTGGAGGCCGTGGCTATTCCGGAGGCCGAACTGCATGCCGTCCCACCGGAGATGGAGCTTGTGGACGTGCTCGCTTTGATGGATGACCACAACATCAATCAAGTGCCCGTCGTGCAAAACGGGCGGGTCGTTGGCCTCTTGGGGCGGGAGCAACTGATGCGTGTCATTCGTACCCGCCTGGAGTTAGGCGTGTAG